The Ictalurus punctatus breed USDA103 chromosome 28, Coco_2.0, whole genome shotgun sequence DNA window CAGCAGATTCAGACCCTGCTGGGCCATCAATCATGTTTAACAGTCACTTTAAtatccttttaaaaatatagtatttaatttgttttggaTGCATACAGAGGCAAAACAGGTACCAACATATTGAAAGGCAGCCTCCCAATACGAGTAAAGGCCAAAGCCGACAGCAGCGATGTGGATGAGCACACTGCTCGGATTGCCATTAACACAAAGAGCTGCCACAGGCTCCGACGCTTACCTCAGATCAGCTCAGAAAGAGCTGTGGAGACCAGACAGTGGAGTTACAGCAGCTTCTGTACAGATACAGCCCTCAGTTATATTCATATCTGTGACATTCAGTCAAAGGTCTTAATACAAATGCACACAAAAGTTTGTTGTAAACATGTGTGctcgctaacacacacacacacccacacaaataGTATTGTATAATCAGATGCATGTGTGTATGGCATGTCCAGTTAATCGTCAATGAAAGTGATGCGACCAGGTCCTTCGCTCTTCATCCAGCGTCTGTAGCGCTTCCACCGTGGGTCCGTGgccatcttcatcttcatctcctcctcctgctcttcTCTGTAGACCTGCAAATGCAACCGAAGGGGGATTTAGACCAGACTACTGGAATGAACAGAGTTATTTGGATACACAGGGTTCTGACCTTCTCACAAGTACATAATCATTAAGCgagtaattagcagccaggtgttactaatgaaaCACACAAGGTTAATTATTCATCAAGAAGGGTGACTACCTCtttaaaagcaaaacatttGTGCTTGTCTGAGGCACTCGGGCATGTGTCaacatcatgccaagaagagAAAAACATCAGCCACGACCTCAGAGAAGCAATGctgctgctcatcaatctgggGAGGGTTCTAAGGCtatctccaaacaatttgaaattctcCATTCTACTGTgagaaggattgtttacaaaGGAAGAGCCTTCAAGACTGTTGCCAATCTTCCCAGGAGTGTACAGAACtatgtcatgtgacctacaggtctctgtaagcacattaaatgtttatgttcatgaccGCACAACCGGAAAAAAGCCTGAACAGGTATGGGTTTCTTGTAAGGCTCGCAAGGAAAAAGCCCCTTCATTTGTTAGATCCATTTGCGCTGAGAGAGCACAAACAGTTCCAGATAAACAAACCCACCTCATAGTTCTCTTTTATCCACAGCTGACGCTCCAGGAACGTTTGCCTCAGGTGGTCGTCCAGGCTGTCGAACTGCGCCCGTGACATTTTCATGTGCTTGCGGATGATGTAAAGCTTCTCTTCTTCTCCGTACTCTTCGCCACAGATGCTGAAGCGATAAATCCACGAGCAATACCATGCCACGTAGAGGCACATGTGGTACGGGAACAGGACGATCTTAAACAGAAGGATGTCAGCGATGTTGGGCTTCTGGTAGCCTCCTTTGATGTCGATCTTGTTCTTGATGATGTCTCGGATgatctcctcctcttcctcacggATCTCCTCTTTGGAACGCCGGTTCTTGCCTTTCTCTTTGGTGCGGTTTAGCAGGCCTTGCTGTTTGGCCAGCTCGGTCGCCTGGATGCGATACTTGGGGACGGTGGTAAGGTAGTTGATTGCTTCGGTGTAGCTGCTCCACCAGCTGTAATACTGCCGAGggaaaagtgcaaaagtttgtacaccctcaAGGCGAAATGAAGACAAAGGAATTTCATCAAGATATTATTACTCTTgtattctccattctgattggctgattcattttctataacagcagctctgatggtACTTCAGGCTCTAATTCCAAAGATATGTTcataatgcgctcattctaatacattatcatttctacagtaacagctcatttagagggacttgtatggcagacgctTTAAATAATCcaagaataaacagattaaaaacactttatttgCCGTGGAAAAACTTataaatcattgatatggtgatttgtttctgtaaggagatgtttattcaatatttacggaaggagtctccaactTTAACTGTCAGTAACTAtgttttcaggacagaagagtttggCTATTTGGTAACCATGAcaagcatttattttttgtattattaacctCGAGAGAAAGGGGACAGAGAGGCTGTTGGGTgtacgactgtttatagctgctataacgtaagtgataacaggcaCTAACTTATTAAAAAACATGATgtcaatgaataaaaaaaattaaaatagctGGCAATTTACTGTGCTGTAAGAGGAACCAAACCCCGGGATGTGCTTCGGAGTAACAATTTGGATCTGGAGTTTCGGGTAACAGTatcacccatccccaccccatcattgtttatttacttCCAACAGCACTTCCGGtcacgttttattccttacatagtaACATTCCTTACATAGTAACCAGAAAGGGgaaaacttttgcactccaAGGTGTCACCTATGTGCGTGTCTGATTTTAGGAGCTATAGCACCACAATGCCATCTACTGCACATGAGCGGTACTGCGCCTAGACCCAAAAATTAACAcgaaatttatttaaatgttctttCCCCCTCATATGTGAATTATTTACATAGCTAAAGCTCTAGATTGTTTTTAACACCAGACACCAAGACCAAAacgatttttctttttctcactccTGTTTCAATTTTCTTTCTATGTAACGTCATGTCATTTCTCTAGCTTTCGTTCTCAGTGGGTCTCATAATATGTCTGGTGGACTGAAAGATGAGATTTACAGATGCTGgaaatcacctacctgaaaaaGTGAGATTGCGCACACAGTCACGAGAATGACTATCCTAACGTCCACTTTGGGTGCCAGCCGTCTCCTGTAGTAAGTGTAATAGTGGCTGTAGTATTGCTCTGGGTGATCCAGCATGTAGTCATAGTCCCTGCGTGATTCTTCATCCTGCAACACAGCGTGTCTGAAATGAGTGAAGTGAGCTGGGGAGTCAGATCATTTTGAACACCACATGATTTGCTCATCAATATGGGAGCTAAACCATATTCAATCAGATTACCGTGATGTGTCTGAAACCAAACCTTATTCATTGTGTGGGTCTTCAAACACGTGTCTTTTAGACACTACCTATTGTgctgtgttttttccccttcttttgGGTATGTGGGTCAATGACAAATAATCAAattatcatattttatatttagagGTAATAGTTATAGTAGTTATATAGGGGGCATTGGTAGCTCAgtttctcatgatctttaaaaaccttttgatctgaaggtatgtgatgaaatgtttgaaatcggtgttgtagacaaaaatataatcgtgtcgatgtattcatttctttcattagaaaactaactatttacaaaaatatattgttttaaacggacgactcggagtgaaatattccgaaaagcagccgataagagtccagtgtcggtgggaactcctttaatactgtttaaaatgcatctcagggaaattcctcaagaaatcggttgataaaacgccaagaatacatttctttaAATTCTAGGCAAAAGGGGGGTCTACTCTGATGATGCtaaaatttaaattattttgccttattttgtattttttaaatcacaacataattcccatagctccgtttgtgt harbors:
- the dnajc25 gene encoding dnaJ homolog subfamily C member 25 is translated as MAAPIVSALRLGLWTVILLFSALCIPSALALIEGLYCGTQICYDVLGVSRDAAKAEIGRAYRQLARKYHPDRFQAGDPALAGESADSAHQKFLLIATAYETLKDEESRRDYDYMLDHPEQYYSHYYTYYRRRLAPKVDVRIVILVTVCAISLFQYYSWWSSYTEAINYLTTVPKYRIQATELAKQQGLLNRTKEKGKNRRSKEEIREEEEEIIRDIIKNKIDIKGGYQKPNIADILLFKIVLFPYHMCLYVAWYCSWIYRFSICGEEYGEEEKLYIIRKHMKMSRAQFDSLDDHLRQTFLERQLWIKENYEVYREEQEEEMKMKMATDPRWKRYRRWMKSEGPGRITFIDD